From the genome of Mustela erminea isolate mMusErm1 chromosome 3, mMusErm1.Pri, whole genome shotgun sequence:
AGGTATCTCCCCTTAACTCCCGAAGCCCGGCGGCCTCCAACAGCCCAAATTCCGACTGGGGACTCCGGGGTTCCTTTCCGCAGAGGCTCATCTTGGGCCGGCGCGCAGGCCGATTTAGCTAGTGGGGGCAGACGTCGTGCTGGAATCTCAGCCCTGAGGATCGGAACTTCTTCCCTCCTAGTCTGTGGCGTCGGCGGTATTCTCAGAGCTGTTCTGACCAACTTGGGACAGAGGGGCTCACCTGGAGGACTTTCCTCCAGGGAAGGGGTCTCCGGTTCTCCCCCCTCTATTCCCTGGAGCTGTGACAAAGCAATCTGGTGATTGAGCACGGAGGAGCCAGGCCAGTAGGTGGGAGCAAAATGGAGCGCAGGGCACCTGCTACTTGTCCTGCTCCCAACATCCCTGCCCGGCCGTTCACTAACAATTTTCATTCCCTGGTATCAAAGGACTGTGAAGATTGACGGGTAACTACTCCATCAAGACTGGAAAAGACGAATAGCGTTTACATTTAGAGGAAGAGGGACGAAGGACAAAGAACTCTGGAAGAGATCTGACAGCAAACGTTCCTCTCTGCAGAGATGGCTCTTCAGCATTTGGGcactttaaaaaagtcattttctccCCCTGCAAAGGTTCATGTCACTTACCCTCATGGGGCAAAGAggtatttgactttttcttttccttaaaagctTATTTCCCTACTCCCATCCCACTTATACCACTTGCAAGGGCCGACACTCCCCAGGTTGATGAAGGAACCTCCCAGCATTGGTGTCTGGGATACCAGAAGCCTGCCTGGCCATCGATGGCCATCGATGGGACGTGAAGTGCCCAGAAGGACAGGAGGTCTTAGCTAGATGCAACCTACAGGAGGAGTGCCAGTTCCAGCTTCTTGGCAGGAGGTCCTGGGGGGCATGGGTCCATGGGGGAAATGTCCAGCACTGAAGACTCCAGAAGATATGACCACCTCCGAGAACTGAGATTGGTGGAAGAACACCGCCTACCAGAGTTCCCCAAGTGCCTTTAGAATTGGGTAAGAGCCCAGATGGAGTCAGGGTAGGTGGCCACAGAATGCAGAGAGTGGGTAAGGCAAGGGATGAGAGTGGGCATTGCCCTGCAGAGgctggtttgtttttctctttagatcTGGATGCTCAAATAAGGAAAGACAGTGCTTGAGCATCTTTCACCCGACCCAGAGGCCCATTCACTGTCTTACTCCAACATGTTTATTTTACAAGTCATGAAAACCATGCAGGCTCTTCTTGAATTTTTGCTCAAGTATTTAGAACTTAAATTTCACATCGTGTTCTGTAttagcccccccccccttttttggctGCTATTGTGGTTTGGAAAAAtcccagattttaaaatctaattgggaAGGTAGGATTCAAAGTTTAGGATTCAAAGCATAGAGCTCATGTGAGATGGCCCAAGAGGTCCAGGACTTTTCCTGGGGAGAGACACAGCTGGTAGAAAGGGAAAGACATCCCTTAGAGGAAGATCCCCTGGAAAGACCCTGGCCAGTGTGCGCTCAGGTCAAATTTCCTAGCCTCCTTCCTGCTGGGTAAGATGAGCCCAGAGGAAACACTTGAGAAGTGTTCGTTTGAGGTACAGAATGAGCCAAGGACCTGGGATAGCATGGGAGGAAGCATTTCCTGGGCCCCAGTTCCTGACTTAGCCTCAAGCCTCCTCATGGTAAGGGCTTTGGCTGAATCTCTATTAAGAGGAAGACCTTTCAGCCCTTGGAAAATGAGTCTTGTTTCTGGGTCCTTCAACCAGGGCAGAACTTGTGCTTCAGAATTTGCTTTGGCCCTTTCTAAGCTCCTTTTACCCTTATAGCCTCAGTTCCCAACTAGTGCTTGAGGCCTCCTAGACTGAAGCTCCAGGAAAGCTAATACTTGTACTTTCTTCAAGGTTAGGGTCAGAGTAAGTTCCTCTTCTCAGCAATATTTGAAAAGTGGAGAAGGGCTTCGGTGAAATAAGTATGAATAACACAAAGGAATCAACAATAGCGGAAGCAGTAGAATAGGCATTTCTGATGGGCATATTGGATGCATTCCCCTACACCATATGCCTCGAGaaacttctttcctcttccccagtgCTGTCTTCATTGGAAGACGGGCTTtccttaaaaaagagataaacgcTAGAGGCAATGAGGTATGGAGGAAAGAAGATTGAAATAGTCACCATCCTTCTAGGAGCCCCAATTCTTAGttgggtgactttgggcaattCACTTTCTCTAAGCTTCAGATTCTTCATCAAACGGGGAGAGATCACTTCCTGGGCCCTGCGTGCTTCCTACATTGGGTGAGAATTAACATAGGGACTCTGCGTAAAAGAGTTTTGTCAACTCTAAATGTCCACGAATTAAGAGAATACGAGGGCCTCCCACTGTCTCCCTCGGCGTCACGCTGCCAGGCACACTGCAGGAACCTAGGAAGAGCGTCCAGTTCAAGAGATGGGAGGTGCCTCCCACCGTACCGAAAAAGTGGACTGTGACTTGCTGAGAAACAGAAGAGCAATAAGGGGCCACGCTTGCTGCCCACTGAACAGAAGCACTTTCCATAGCACGCCTACTCCCTCATCATAGCCTACCCTTTCCCTCCCTGTTTGGGGAGAAGGTGGTTTGGCTGCGACTGAGCCTCGGCCGGATACACGGTCCTACGTTATTTCTTTGGACGCCCCTGCACGCCGTCAGGTCTTGGGAGGGAAATCCGAGCGGGCGCACACCTGTTCCCTTACCTTAGGGCACGGCTCCTTGGCGTGTTGGAGGTAAGTTGAACCAGAGGTTCAGCGGGAGCTGGAGGAACGCCTCGGGCTTCACGTGAGGAGGCAGCTGGTTGGCTGGTGGCGGGCCAATGAGGCGGCGCGGGGACTGCGGGCGGCCGGCTGCAGGACGCCCGGCCACTACGCTGAGCGCAGGAGGACTCCCGCCGCAAACACAGCTCCGCACAGTTCCGGCGCTCTTCGGGATTCTCGGGGACCCGGCCCTTGCTACGACTGTTACGCTCCTCACCATTGCAATGCAAGCCTGCTGGGTTCCAAGCCTGGGATGGGGCTTTGATTTTCAGGTAGGAGGCTCGGTTGCGGAACCACGGTGCGTGTACACCTGCTGCCAGGCCCGGGAGGGCGACCGTCGGCCTGGGGAGCGCTTCAGACCTGTTGGACTCGACGTTAACTATTTTACACCTCTGGCTTATTTCAGAACCATTCTCTGCAGACGGCAGCGGACTTCGATCTGCAGGATTTCAGAGACACAGTGGACAGTCTCATTGCAGGCAAGTGCAGTCTCCTTGCAGTTAAGTAAAGGGAGGCGGGGACGTTCCCCACTCCGCAAATCAAACTAGTTCAGACTTCGATTTCGTGGTCGCGTAGGTGGTAAACGCATCACCTGTCAACATCGTCAGTAACTCGCCAATGGGTCCGGCTCTTCCATAAATATGAGACAACACCCTTTCTAATGGAGATGAATCGCTAAATTTATAGCGCTTTCCCAGTCTAACGGTTTGAGTTCTCGGAGAGGGAGCCCTACTCTGTGATGCTGTCAAGGAGAGGTTGGGGGACGGGCGTGTAAAGAACGGCggagctgtgtgacttggggcgGGCTTGCCGTGGCCGCCATGGAGTCTGAATTCAGATAAACTCGGTAGGCATATATGGAGCGCCTGCTGTGTATGAAGAAGATATCAAAAAGAGCCTGGGATAAAGTAGGGATTGCAGAGTGAGGGGTGCTTCCCTTAAGTCTTTACGTAAACCCTACACCCGGCGAGGCAGGCGTGGCATTGTGTCTCTGTAGCTAGCCAGGCACGAGTCTGAGGCGGCAAACCTAGCTCCCACTCTTCCTCAGACTCATCCTCTTTGATGTCGCCTCCTCTGGCCGGTGGagacttccccttctctccttgcGACGTATTGCCATTTGGGCCCTGTCTCTCTCCGCCGCTGGACCCAAGGGCCCTGCAGTCACCGCCGCTGCGCCCTCCGGACGTGCCCCCGCCTGAGCAGTACTGGAAGGAGGTGGCCGACCAGAACCAGAGGGCATTGGGGGACGCACTCGTTGAGAATAACCAAGTAGGGGCACTGGGCTGGCCGCCAAGAATCCTGGGTTGGGGATAGGGTATGGAGCTCTGGGTGGAAATGGGGGTTGCCGGAGCGGGATTGTGCCCGGGTGTAAGTCCCAACCAGTGGACAGACCAGTGCTTCACGTACTCCAGTGGCTCTCCTGTTTACAGCCTTAGTAAGTGGGAATAATCCTGCCCGACCagattgattttttattttattttgtcagagagagagagagagagagagagaacaggcagagtggaaggcagaggcagagggagaagcaggcttcccgctaagcaaggagtccgatgcgggactcgatccgaagacgctgagatcatgacctgagccgaaggcagccgcttaaccaactgagccactcaggcgtccccagATTGATTTTTAATAGGGACACCGGTATTTACAGAAGGCTTTATACGCCTGGTATTGTGCTTAtcaatttactttttcttctaataCTTACAACCACTGAGTAAGATACCCTTACAGGTTATGAAACTGAGGTATAGGAAGATTGAACTTCAGAGGCAGACCCTGTATCTGCTTCTTGCCCAAGTCCGTACTCTTCACCACCATGCTACACTGAAGATTGAGATACGTTTTGTCTAAGTGATTTGTAAAAACAAAGGGCAACTAAACAAACGTTGTTCTTATTCCCACCATTGCAAGTGCCCTTGGGTCTCCAGTTCCAGATTAGATGTTAGGATCCTGGTATAACTCATGCAAGTATACAGAGGAGACCGACCACGGTGGCCTACCTCATAATGTTTGGGTCTCCTTCTGCAGCTGCACGTGACACTGACCCAGAAACAGGAGGAGATCGCCTCGCTCAAAGAGCGGAACGTGCAACTGAAGGAACTTGCCAGTCGGACCCGGCACCTGGCCTCGGTGCTGGATGTAAGTGGGGTGCGGGCGTGTGGGACACTGCGGGACGTCGGAAATGTTCCTATGACGCTCCCACCCTGTTCCCAGAATTGGGACCCAGGGCCGTTGAGAGAAGGACGGCGGCTGCTGAGAGCTCGCTGAGCAACCTGCAGCCGGCATCTAAGCCCGCGGAGTTCGAGAGGCGCCCGGGTCTGGTTTGCACGCCCAGTGCGCGGGGAGTCCAGCCGGCCCCAGCTTGGCTCTCCTCCCCATCTTTTGTAGAAGCTGATGATCACGCAGTCCCGGGATCACGGAACGACAGCCGAGCCCTTCCTGCTCAAGGCGACAGCCAAAAGGAGCCTGGAGGAGTTGTTCAGTGCTACCGGGCAGGATTGCGCGGAAGTGGACGCCATCCTGAGGGAGATTTCCGAGCGCTGCGATGAAGCGCTGCAGAGCCGCGACCCCAAGCGCCTCCGGCTACAGCCGGAGCCCGCGAAGAGCGAAGGCAAGCCGGAGCACCTGCACGGCAGCTTCCGGGGGCTGCGCACAGACTGCAGCCGGAGCGCGCTCAACTTGAGCCACAGTGAGTTGGAAGAAGGCGGCTCCTTCAGCACTCCCATCCGCAGCCACAGCACCATCCGCACCCTCGCTTTCCCCCAGGGCAATGCCTTCACCATTCGGACAGCCAACGGGGGTTACAAATTCCGCTGGGTCCCCAGTTGAGCTGGGTGTGGTGGCCCCAAACACTGCCCTGTATCCGAACTGAAGCGCCTGGAGGCCAAGTGGGAGTAGCTGCAACGTTTTCCTGAACCTGGCTTCTCAGAAGAGCTCCCCCTGCTGGGCGAACGCCACTCTGAAACTTTTCAGGAACCA
Proteins encoded in this window:
- the MCIDAS gene encoding multicilin isoform X1 produces the protein MQPCGGAAAGRRAFDRICPNRMLELGGRPFVKPGKLERKFAPPRKFFPGCSGSSPVAIYEDPRDAETAALPALTTIDLQDLADCSSLLGSDAPPSGDLTDSQNHSLQTAADFDLQDFRDTVDSLIADSSSLMSPPLAGGDFPFSPCDVLPFGPCLSPPLDPRALQSPPLRPPDVPPPEQYWKEVADQNQRALGDALVENNQLHVTLTQKQEEIASLKERNVQLKELASRTRHLASVLDKLMITQSRDHGTTAEPFLLKATAKRSLEELFSATGQDCAEVDAILREISERCDEALQSRDPKRLRLQPEPAKSEGKPEHLHGSFRGLRTDCSRSALNLSHSELEEGGSFSTPIRSHSTIRTLAFPQGNAFTIRTANGGYKFRWVPS
- the MCIDAS gene encoding multicilin isoform X2; this translates as MRRRGDCGRPAAGRPATTLSAGGLPPQTQLRTVPALFGILGDPALATTVTLLTIAMQACWVPSLGWGFDFQNHSLQTAADFDLQDFRDTVDSLIADSSSLMSPPLAGGDFPFSPCDVLPFGPCLSPPLDPRALQSPPLRPPDVPPPEQYWKEVADQNQRALGDALVENNQLHVTLTQKQEEIASLKERNVQLKELASRTRHLASVLDKLMITQSRDHGTTAEPFLLKATAKRSLEELFSATGQDCAEVDAILREISERCDEALQSRDPKRLRLQPEPAKSEGKPEHLHGSFRGLRTDCSRSALNLSHSELEEGGSFSTPIRSHSTIRTLAFPQGNAFTIRTANGGYKFRWVPS